The following are from one region of the Silene latifolia isolate original U9 population chromosome 9, ASM4854445v1, whole genome shotgun sequence genome:
- the LOC141600548 gene encoding protein SIEVE ELEMENT OCCLUSION B-like, producing the protein MRSKKLIEISSKPMNSSIPLHVYWIVRCAIVAATQIIILSSEGLDQYLVGNQGFPTLKEFEKLKLLKEEMELKISESEKLEKGWEAIKSRLVDKNDIMIFMKSLMTLDKDVPPLYHGVTKNKDHLDVLNGKRVLLLISGLDIAPEDIKNLKNVTIDSNTDEIVWIPVVNHSITGSDPVETQLETLQNSMPWYSVHIPSKTVTEDTIKFFTKEWNFISSPILVLLSPCAKLLNKNAIHMVRIWQNLSVDKLTSEMEPQLWEKETWNLKLLY; encoded by the exons ATGAGAAGTAAAAAGCTTATAGAAATCAGTTCGAAGCCAATGAATTCATCAATTCCACTACATGTCTACTGGATAGTGAGATGTGCAATTGTTGCAGCAACTCAGATTATTATATTGTCTAGCGAGGGACTTGATCA ATATTTGGTAGGTAATCAGGGATTTCCAACCCTAAAGGAATTTGAGAAACTCAAATTACTCAAAGAAGAAATGGAGCTCAAAATATCTGAATCAGAAAAGCTCGAGA AGGGATGGGAAGCTATTAAAAGTCGTCTTGTAGATAAAAATGACATTATGATATTCATGAAGAGCCTTATGACCTTAGATAAGGACGTGCCTCCCTTGTACCATGGTGTCACTAAGAATAAG GATCACCTTGACGTCTTGAATGGGAAACGTGTGCTGCTACTTATTTCAGGGCTAGACATTGCTCCTGAAGATATAAAAAATCTTAAGAATGTTACCATTGACTCTAATACAGATGAAATTGTCTGGATACCCGTTGTAAACCACTCGATTACAGGGTCAGACCCCGTTGAAACTCAGCTAGAAACCTTGCAAAATTCGATGCCATGGTACTCTGTCCATATACCTTCAAAGACGGTCACAGAAGACACAATTAAGTTCTTCACAAAGGAATGGAACTTTATTAGTAGTCCAATTCTTGTTCTCTTAAGTCCGTGTGCAAAATTGCTCAACAAAAATGCAATCCACATGGTGCGGATTTGGCAAAACCTCTCGGTTGATAAACTTACAAGCGAGATGGAGCCACAATTATGGGAGAAGGAAACATGGAACCTCAAGCTTCTCTATTAG
- the LOC141600549 gene encoding uncharacterized protein LOC141600549, protein MIIHGIGGPADGNSDRQPTGDSLPSDNKEDDSLLELNDKDKHLEKVKIAYYFYNKFKGLLVDAILGLKDKKQSREYFKKRKPIEFIKIVTTELHLMYDIFYTKVFLINKKLQYARLFCFLSVIASLVLFSLEDKRNYYEVDVTITFTLLGGAIVLDICAMAMFIMSDWWVIITFINDRSRFIKPPMKMLYEWTKWARTPKCCRSDRSISSYNLLERCFKVPPLILDYIRIKRVRDIFVGWMYVRTKPLDDTLIEFIIKELQIKAEMAEDNNTTHQVCSARGNLVLQEDYYLISECLSPWTIDIDYDESLLIWHLATDICYRTSGQDATPDQTIGKNATPNQTDGQNVTPDQTDGQNATSGQTIGQNAIPAQTGGQNATHNQTDGQNATPGQTIGQNAKPDQADGQNATPGQTNGQNTTPVGQSNGQNATPDQTIGQNVTPDQTIGQNATPDQTIGQNATLDHRDFSKKLSDYMLYLLLKREELMSPVVGISDIRFEDTCAEAKKFYKKSYSWSKEILAKIAEKVNCKCRPSTEIHQRDTTEEVLLKEFCEEVLKVKSILKPIVAKGDKSKSVLFDACRLAKQLKMFKEKQWEITSKVWVELLGYAAIRCNPRSHLARLNQGGELITLVWLCMAQLGLGERFGQNQGFGWTKLIMEHD, encoded by the coding sequence ATGATCATTCATGGCATAGGCGGTCCAGCCGATGGAAATTCTGATCGTCAACCCACGGGGGATAGTTTGCCCTCCGATAATAAGGAAGATGATTCGCTTCTCGAATTAAATGACAAGGACAAGCATCTTGAAAAGGTAAAAATTGCTTATTACTTCTATAATAAGTTCAAAGGCCTTCTAGTTGATGCAATTTTAGGTCTAAAGGACAAAAAACAGAGTCGCGAATATTTTAAAAAGAGAAAACCGATTGAATTTATAAAAATCGTAACAACTGAACTCCATCTCATGTACGATATTTTTTACACCAAGGTTTTTCTAATCAACAAAAAACTACAGTATGCGCGACTTTTTTGTTTCCTCTCGGTTATAGCATCTCTAGTGCTTTTTTCTCTCGAGGATAAGAGGAATTACTACGAAGTTGATGTCACAATTACCTTCACCTTACTGGGAGGAGCCATCGTGCTAGACATATGCGCGATGGCTATGTTCATAATGTCGGACTGGTGGGTTATTATCACTTTTATTAATGACAGATCAAGATTCATTAAACCACCTATGAAAATGTTATATGAGTGGACTAAATGGGCTCGAACCCCTAAATGTTGTCGAAGCGACAGGTCTATATCAAGTTACAACCTTTTAGAACGTTGCTTCAAGGTTCCACCTTTGATCTTGGACTACATTAGGATTAAGCgagtgagggatatttttgttgGTTGGATGTATGTTCGTACTAAACCCCTTGACGATACGCTAATTGAGTTCATCATTAAGGAGCTTCAAATAAAAGCCGAGATGGCAGAAGATAACAACACGACTCACCAAGTGTGCTCGGCTAGAGGTAATTTAGTCCTACAAGAGGATTATTACCTCATTTCCGAATGCTTAAGTCCTTGGACTATCGACATTGATTATGATGAAAGCCTTCTTATTTGGCACCTAGCTACCGATATCTGTTATCGGACTAGTGGTCAAGACGCGACACCTGATCAGACTATTGGTAAAAACGCGACACCTAATCAGACTGATGGTCAAAATGTGACACCTGATCAGACTGATGGTCAAAATGCGACATCTGGTCAGACTATTGGTCAAAACGCGATACCTGCTCAGACTGGTGGTCAAAACGCGACACATAATCAGACTGATGGTCAAAACGCGACACCTGGTCAGACTATTGGTCAAAACGCGAAACCTGATCAGGCTGATGGTCAAAACGCGACACCTGGTCAGACTAATGGTCAAAACACGACACCTGTTGGTCAGAGTAATGGTCAAAACGCGACACCTGATCAGACTATTGGTCAAAACGTAACACCTGATCAGACTATTGGTCAAAACGCTACACCTGATCAGACTATTGGTCAAAATGCGACACTTGATCACCGTGACTTTAGCAAGAAACTGTCCGACTACATGCTGTATCTCCTACTCAAGCGAGAAGAACTCATGTCGCCTGTGGTAGGCATCTCCGATATTAGATTCGAAGACACATGTGCCGAGGCTAAAAAATTCTACAAGAAGTCCTATTCTTGGTCTAAGGAAATTCTTGCAAAGATCGCCGAGAAGGTGAATTGCAAATGCAGGCCgtcaacagaaatacatcaaagagATACTACAGAAGAGGTCCTTCTTAAGGAGTTTTGCGAAGAAGTACTCAAAGTCAAGTCGATACTCAAACCCATTGTAGCCAAGGGAGATAAGAGCAAATCAGTGTTGTTCGACGCGTGTCGTTTAGCCAAGCAATTGAAGATGTTTAAGGAGAAACAATGGGAGATAACAAGTAAGGTGTGGGTGGAGTTGCTTGGTTATGCTGCTATTAGATGTAATCCTCGATCGCATCTTGCAAGGTTGAATCAAGGCGGCGAGCTCATTACGTTGGTGTGGTTGTGTATGGCTCAACTCGGTTTAGGCGAACGTTTTGGACAAAATCAAGGCTTTGGTTGGACCAAATTGATCATGGAACATGATTGA